The genomic interval GCTTAGCCGTTGTTTGCATGCGTTCTTCAACGGTAGAGATAGCATGGATAACGGTTGAGTGATCACGTCCGCCAAAGTGTAGTCCTATTGTTTTTAAGCTGGAATCGGTAAATTGTTTAGCCAAATACATGGCTATTTGCCGGGCTTCTACAATCTCTTGCTTACGCGTTTTTTCGCGTACTTTATTGGTATCAATACCAAAATAATCGCACACATAATTTTGAATTTGCTCAATAGAGATTGATGATTGTGATTCTTGGATCATATCCTTCAGCACACGCTTGGCCATCTGGGGCTCAATTTCATCTACATGCTGCAGGGAGGCAAAGGCTAGTAACTTGATAATGGCTCCTTCGAGATCCCGCACATTTGATTTAAAATTATGAGCGATAAACTCAAGCACATCATGATTCAGCTCAATACCGTTGTCGTTGGCTTTTCGTTCCAGGATGGCATAGCGTGTTTCGTACTCAGGAACCTGCAGATCAGCACTAAGTCCCCAGCTAAATCGAGAAATAAGTCGTTCTTCGATATCAGGAATCTCTTTGGGTGCGCGATCACTGCTTAGTACAATTTGTTTCCCATCCTGATGAAGGGCATTAAAAATATGAAAAAATTCCTCCTGTGTTTTCTCCTTGCCGCTAAAAAATTGGATATCATCAACGATAAGCACATCAATTTGCCGATAGAACATTGTAAATTCGCTGGCCCGGTTATTACGGATAGCCTGTACAAATTCATTGGTAAAACTTTCTGACGATATATATAGCACTGCCAGATCATCACCGTGTTCTTTTTTTACTTTGTTCCCAATGCTCTGGATGAGGTGGGTTTTGCCGAGTCCCGTCCCCCCATAAATGAAAAAGGGATTGAACGAGTTACTTCCCGGGTTTTCTGCGATAGCCATCGCTGCCGACCGCGCCAGTCGATTGCAGTCTCCTTCAATGTAGCGATCAAAGACATAGCTAGAGTTGAGATTGGAGTCAATCTTTGTTTTTTGGATACCCGGAATCACAAAAGGGTTTTCAATTTTACCGGGGCTATATTCTGAGTATCCGTTCACGTCTTGCGGTTGATTATCGTCGGGGGGCATAGGTTGCTGGGGGAGCCGGACAGATTTATTTTCTGTTTCATTATCTGATTTTTCCAGAACTACTGAATATTCCAGTTTGCCGTCTTCTCCTAAAACTTTTGCGAGTGTAGATCGGAGCATTCCATAATAATGCTCTTCAAGCCACTCGTACCAAAATTGACTCGGAACCTGTATGGTGAGAGTATTCTCCTCAACTTT from Fodinibius salinus carries:
- the dnaA gene encoding chromosomal replication initiator protein DnaA; this encodes MSTISADAAWEQCLEIIKDNISYQKYKSWFEPIEPIKVEENTLTIQVPSQFWYEWLEEHYYGMLRSTLAKVLGEDGKLEYSVVLEKSDNETENKSVRLPQQPMPPDDNQPQDVNGYSEYSPGKIENPFVIPGIQKTKIDSNLNSSYVFDRYIEGDCNRLARSAAMAIAENPGSNSFNPFFIYGGTGLGKTHLIQSIGNKVKKEHGDDLAVLYISSESFTNEFVQAIRNNRASEFTMFYRQIDVLIVDDIQFFSGKEKTQEEFFHIFNALHQDGKQIVLSSDRAPKEIPDIEERLISRFSWGLSADLQVPEYETRYAILERKANDNGIELNHDVLEFIAHNFKSNVRDLEGAIIKLLAFASLQHVDEIEPQMAKRVLKDMIQESQSSISIEQIQNYVCDYFGIDTNKVREKTRKQEIVEARQIAMYLAKQFTDSSLKTIGLHFGGRDHSTVIHAISTVEERMQTTAKHERIVEELHQKIEVSTL